A DNA window from Patagioenas fasciata isolate bPatFas1 chromosome 1, bPatFas1.hap1, whole genome shotgun sequence contains the following coding sequences:
- the RELT gene encoding tumor necrosis factor receptor superfamily member 19L, translating into MSPWRGAHWVQRRVRSPETPGWPAGANGTRVTLMGEEEEDAAAQVAVLTIVPVFCAMGLLGILVCNLLKKRGYHCTASKEPPPGGTGPSSIYQLEDANEDTIGVLVRLITEKKENAAALEELLKEHHNQQLMSPGCTPPNKLHLLPQFPLSCRHQQHLHTVQGPAPCARCSQRWPEVLPPLGATKVPKPGGRPSEVTILSIGRFRVSRIPEMRSEVGGEPPRGPLPAASGMRPPWLKSTDGPPEVAPGLGAASGGR; encoded by the exons ATGTCCCCCTGGAGAGGAGCCCACTGGG TCCAGCGGCGAGTCCGCAGCCCCGAAACGCCGGGCTGGCCGGCGGGGGCCAACGGGACACGGGTGACGCTgatgggtgaggaagaggaggacgcAGCGGCACAGGTGGCGGTGCTGACCATCGTCCCGGTCTTCTGCGCCATGGGCTTGTTGGGCATCTTGGTCTGCAACCTGCTGAAGAAGAGGGGGTACCACTGCACCGCCAGCAAGGAGCCCCCCCCAGGTGGCACCG GTCCCAGCTCCATCTACCAGCTGGAGGATGCCAACGAGGACACTATTGGGGTGCTGGTGCGGTTGATCACCGAGAAGAAAG AAAACGCTGCGGCGCTGGAGGAGCTGCTGAAAGAGCATCACAACCAACAGCTGATGTCACCAGGCTGCACCCCCCCAAATAA GCTGcacctcctgcctcagtttcccctctccTGCCGGCACCAGCAGCATCTCCACACCGTGCAGGGTCCTGCCCCATGCGCCCGCTGCAGCCAGAGGTGGCCCGAGGTTCTGCCACCGCTCGGTGCCACCAAGGTCCCCAAACCTGGAGGTCGTCCCAGCGAGGTCACCATCCTCTCCATTGGCAG GTTTCGGGTGTCCCGGATCCCCGAGATGAGGAGCGAGGTGGGGGGTGAGCCACCCCGTGGTCCCCTCCCCGCTGCTAGCGGGATGCGGCCCCCATGGTTGAAAAGCACCGATGGACCCCCCGAG